In Leptospira venezuelensis, the DNA window AGATGGAAAAAAAGTCGTGGAAGCGGTTTGTATTGGGACATCAACCGGTGGTCCGAAAGCATTACAGACAGTTTTTTCTGATTTTCCGGAGAATTTTCATCTACCAATTTTCGTCGTACAACATATGCCTGTGGGTTTTACGAAAGCTTTCGCTTCTCGTTTAAATGATCATTCTAAAATCACAGTAAAGGAAGCCGAGGACGGAGAAGAAGTTCGTCCAGGAACTGGTTACGTGGCGCCGGGTGATGCACATTTGAAGATCGAATCTAAGGCAGGACGGAAATGGATTGCCTTAGGTAGGGAAGCGTTAGTAAATGGACACAGGCCCTCAGTCGAAGTTTTATTCGACAGCGCAATCCGGGAATACGGGAGCGCCTTAGTCGGTGTGATTATGACCGGCATGGGAAAAGATGGAGCGGCAGCGACTCTCAGAATGAGAGAGACTGGAGCTTCTACTGTTGCCCAAGACGAGGACAGCTCCGTGATCTTCGGAATGAATCGCCAAGCCATCGAAATGGGTGGGGTTCAGTTCGTAGAACCAGTAAGCGCAATAACATCAAGGATACTTTCCATTCTCAAAGAAAGGGGAAACTAATTATGGCCAGAATTCTCGTAGTAGACGATGCAAAATTCATGAGGACCATGGTGAAGGACGCACTCGTCGCCGGAGGGCATGAGATCGTCGGCGAGGCCGAAAACGGAAATATCGCTGTCGATCAGTACAAAGCGATCAAGCCGGACCTAGTCACCATGAGAGAAAAAGACGGGATCGAAGCAGCCCAGGAAATTTTTAAATTAGATCCGAAAGCACGTATCATTATGGTAACTGCTCTTGGTCAGGAAGAGCTTCTTGCGAAAGCGATCAAGATGGGAGTGAAGGATTTCGTAGTAAAACCTTTCTCACCTGAAAGATTGCAACAGGCGGCAGAAAAAGCACTGAATTCATAAAGAGATGGAGAGAGAAAACGCCACACAATCCTTCGTAGTTCAATGGAACAATTCCGAAGGTGGTATTACAGAGGGACCTTTAAGTCTTCTCTGGTCTCTTATCGAAAGTTATAAGGTGGATATATTTGAAGTATCCCTTTCTCAAATCACCCAGGACTTTCTAAACTTCATTAAGATTTCTGCAAGTATCCATATAGACATGGGGGCGGAATACGCTCTTATGGCTGCTAATTTAGTTTATCTCAAATCCAAAGCTTTATTACCCGATCCAGGTTTCGAAGAAGAAGATTATGATCCTCCTCTTCCGCCTGAATTGGTCGAAAAACTTCTAGAACATAAAAAATTCCAATTAACCGCCCAAAAAATGGGGGATGTGGATAAGGTACAAGCTGGAGTATTCTCCAGGGAGACCAATCAGGTCATAGATGAGTCAGAATCCTGGCTGGATCTAAGCCTTTTAGATCTGATTTCCGCATTTAACGAGATCTTGGAAAAACGGGAAGATGAAGGCGAGATTCCCGCTTTACTTACCGCGCCCCACCGGTATTCTGTCGAGGAAAAGATGGGTACCATTTCCGAACTGCTCGTCGAACGTTCGGATATCTCTTTCGAAGAATTGTTTTCTACGGTCAAGCCGGAGAAAGCCGAGATAGTAGCCGTCTTTCTGGCAATGTTGGAGCTCTGCAAACAGAGAATTGTATCCATACGCCAGCATCGCACATTCGGCGAAATCCGTATATTCTTGGTGGGAGAACCGTGGAACGCGACAAAGCCGGCTTAAAAGGACTGATAGAAGCGCTACTTTTCCTTTCCGGGGAACCGCTTAAACTAGCCAGTATCGCAAAATCCATAGACTGTGAAAAACAGGAAGCTCGTGATATATTGGACGAGCTGATCTTGGATTACCAAGAGAAGGACGGAGGATTCGTTCTTAGAGAGATCGCAGGCGCTTACCAATTTTCTACGAACGAAAAATATTCTGAAATTTTAGCAAGACTCTTCAAAGAGAAGAAGAGGGAACAACTTTCACGTTCCAGTTTGGATACTTTGGCGATCATAGCCTATAAACAGCCGATCACATTATCTGAAATTGATGATATACGAGGGGTTTCTTCCAGAGCTATGGTAACTTCTCTTATATCTAAAAAACTAGTGAAACCGGTTGGTAATAAAGAAGTTCCTGGAAGACCTGCATTGTACGGAACAACTAAAGATTTTTTAATACATTTCGGATTAAATAAACTGACCGATTTACCTGCCCCTGTGGAAGTGAAGGAATTAAAATTCGAGAACCTGGATGATTTGATAGAGAATGGCCAAGAATAACGACAAACTGAAAGAGTTCCGGGACAAGATTGATTCCCTGGACAAAGAAATCGTAAAGGCTATCCAGGCCAGGGCGGAGATCGCCTCTGAGATTGGTGAAATTAAAAGAGAGAATAACGAACCGATCTATCGTCCTGACAGAGAAAAGGATGTTTATGAAAAAATCCTTGGACTGAACGGAGGACCACTTCCTGACAAGGTGCTTCTTGCAATTTATAGAGAGATCATGTCCGGCTCCTTCTCCGTTGAAAAAGGTTTAAAGATAGGTTATCTTGGCCCGGAAGGATCTTTTTCTCATCAAGCAGTTCGTGCAAGATTCGGAACTTCTGTAGAGGCTACTGAATTTCCTTCTATTCCTGAAGTGTTCCGTGCGGTAGAAACTGATAAGGCGGATTACGGAGTTGTTCCTGTGGAAAATTCTTCCGAAGGACTTGTGAACTCCACTCTGGATCAGTTCTTGGTTTCCGATCTAAATATTTATTCTGAAATTTATCTTAAGATACATTTGAATCTTTTAGGATACGAACATGATCTTTCTAAGATCAAAACTTTGTATGGGATCAAGATCGCAAACTCACAATGCCGAAATTGGATCGCTGCGAATCTTCCTCATGTGGAAGTTTCGGAAACTCCTTCTACTTCAAGAGCCGCAAGTATTGTTGCAGAGAAGAAAGAAGCATGTGCTGCAGTAGCTTCTTCCATCGCCGCAGAAATTTACGGTTTAGATCTAGTTAGAGAATCCATCGAGGATATGTCGGACAATACTACCAGATTTTTGATCATAGGTAAGAACCAATGTCCTCCTACAAGTAACGACAAAACTTCCGTAGTTTTTTCCATTCCGGATAAACCAGGATCACTTTATAAAGTTCTAAAGCCTATTTTCGATAAAGGGATCAATATGACTAAGATTGAGTCTAGGCCTACTCGCAGGACTTCTTGGGAGTATAACTTCTTCATAGATTTCTTAGGTCATAAAAAAGATCCTCAGATTGAAGAGGTCTTAAACACCTTAAAGGAAAATACAATCTATCTCAGGATTTTGGGATCTTATCCGATCTCTCCACCTAACCCGTGAAAACCGAATTTTCTAGAATCCTGATTTACGGCCTTGGAATGATGGGTGCCTCCCTCTCCTTGGCATTACGTAAAAAAAACTCCAAAGCAGAAATTGTAGGAGTGGTAGGATCTCCTTCCAGTAAGGAGAAGGGGATCCGTCTTAAATCAGCGGATCAAATATATACTTCTGAAGAATTTTCAAAATCCCCCGATTGGGAATCATACGATCTGATCGTTTTCGGAGTTCCGGTCAACACAACTGTAGAAGTGATTTCCAAACTTCCTTCCGGATTTAAAGGTCTTTTGACGGATATGGGTTCCACTAAACAAGAGATCGTCCATGCGGTGGAATCAGTTCTTACCGGAGAGCATCGATATATTTCTTCTCATCCAATGTGCGGTTCTGAGGAATCAGGATTAGAGTTTGCGAATGTGGATCTGTATGAAAACAGACTTTGTATTTTAACTAAACCGAAAGGTGCTACCGATGAGGCATATTCAGAGATAGAAAATTTTTGGAAATTTCTAGGAATGTCTACTACCGAAATTCCTGCTCATGAGCATGATAAAATACTCTCCTATGTTTCTCATGTTCCTCATTTAATTTCTTCTCTCATGACAAATTGGGTTTGGGAAAACGGGTGTGTAAGAGAATTTACTCAAAATTCTCCTTTGCCTTTGACCGGCGGAGGATTCCGAGACATGACCAGGATCGCAGGTTCTAATCCTAAAATGTGGTCACCTATCTTTTCTTCTAACCAAGAAGAGATCTATAAGGCTCTTTTGGACTATAAAGATAGATTGGAGAAACTTCTTTCGGAGTTAAAACCAGAAAAGCCGCTCGACCTAAAACATTGGGAGTCCTTCATGGAAAAATCTCGTATTGATAGGGACGCAATTTTAAAGAAACAAAATGATTCCAAGAATCCTTAAATCTTCCGGAAGAGAAATCACAGTTCCGGGAGACAAATCTCTTTCTCATCGAAGTGTATTATTCTCCGTATTATCCAAAGGGACCTCTCATGTTTCCGGGTTTTTAGAAGCGGAAGATCCATTAAATACAATGAAAGCTTTCACTCAGCTCGGGTTGAAAGTAGAGAAGATCTCAAAAGGAGAATATGTTTTTACGAGTCCTGGCAAACATGCTCTTCAATCTCCAAAGGACGTTCTCGATTTTGGAAATGCTGGAACTGGTATCAGATTATCTGCAGGATTACTTTGTGGACTCCAAGGAATTAAGGCCACACTAACTGGAGACCATTCTCTTCAAAAACGGCCAATGTCCCGTATTATAAAACCTTTAAGTTCCATGGGAGCTTCTATCTCAGGAAAAGATGATAAGGCGCCTTTAGAAATTGTAGGAAAAAAACTTTCAGATTTTCATTATAAAAGTCCGATCGCTTCCGCTCAGGTGAAATCCTGCCTGATGTTGGCTGCAATGGCTTCTGAAACTTCTTTAGAATACGAAGAAGATATTCTTTCCAGGGACCACACAGAGAATATGTTCCGGTTTTTGGGAAATAAACTTTCATATATTTCTCCCACTCATTTTAAAATGGAACCTCCTTATACATTTGAAGCAAAAGAATTTAAAGTGCCTGGAGATATTTCCTCTGCTGCATTCTTCTTGGTACTCGGAGTTCTCTTAAAAGAAGGTTCCGTTCTTGTGAAAAATGTGGGATTAAATCCTTCTCGGATCGGTATCTTACATGCACTCGAAGTGATGGGAGCAAAAATTCTAATCCATAATAAAAGGATAGAATGTGGAGAACCAGTCGGAGATCTGGAAGCAGTTTCTTCTAATTTACGTTTTGCGGAAATTAAGGAAGAGTGGATCCCTTCTCTCATAGACGAGATCCCAATTCTTACGATCGCAGGGCTTTTTGCAAAAGGTGGATTTATTATTCGTCATGCAGAGGAACTTCGTGCAAAAGAATCAGATCGTATTTCGGCAATGGTTGAAAATTTGCGGAACCTTGGAATTACAGTGCATGAATATCCGGATGGTTACGAGATCCCTGAAATTGGTTCCAGTGCAAATTCTTCTGAACTTTCTTCCTGGTTATCCGGAAACTCTGTGGATGTTTTTACTAAGATGGATCATAGGATCGCGATGAGCTTTATGATCCTAAAAGCAGTGAGTGGTTTGGAAATTCGTCCGGATGAAACTTCTTGGATAGAAACTTCTTTTCCTGGATTTGAATCTTTATTGGAAGGTTTCGTGAGATGACGGAAAACGTGATCGCATTAGATGGGCCAGCCGGAACAGGCAAGAGTACGGTAGCTCGAGAACTTTCTAAAAAACTTGGATTCGAATATTTAGATTCTGGTGCATTCTACCGCGCGTTAACACTTCATATTTATAAAATCTATAAATCCAAAAACTCTTCTATTTCCTTTTCGGATTGGTTATCAGGTAAGGAGTTCCTTCCACTCACGGAAGGTGTGGAAATTTTATGTGAATTTTCAGAAACAGGGGAGAACAGTATTTTCTTAAATGGAGAAAATGTTTCCGTAGAGATCAGAACTCCTGAAATCACAAGAGAGATTAAATACATCGCAGACAAAGCTGCATTTAGAGAATTCGTAAATTCTCAATTGAGAAAGCTCTCTCAAACTCATCGTCTGGTAATGGACGGTAGAGACATAGGTACCCACGTATTTCCGGACGCTCGTTACAAGTTCTTTTTGACAGCTTCCTCCAGAGTTCGGGCCGAAAGAAGATATAATCAATTATTAGAGCAAGGTATTCGTTCGGATTTAGAAGAAATCGAAAAGGAAATCGTGATTCGTGACAAATCCGATATGGAAAGGGAAATCGCCCCTCTCCGGAAAGCAGAGGACGCAATCCTCATTGACACAGATAACCTGCCAAAAAATAGTGTAATTAGTAAGATCCTTGGGTGCCTAGACTCTGGCATTTATAACGATTCGCACTAATCCCAATCAAACACCGAGTATTTCAATCCGTATGAGTAGCCAACAAGACAAGTCCACTTTTGCAGAAGTTTTCAAACAGTGGGAAGAAAAGAAAAACGACGAAGCCGAAATTCGCAAAGACCAAGTGGTCGAAGGTAAAGTCGTATCCGTAGACAACGATAACGTCTATGTGGCAATCGAAGGATTGAAACAAGAGGGAAGAATTCCTCGCTCTGAGTTCGACGAAAAACCGGAACTCGGATCTTTAGTAACCGCACTCGTAAAAAGAAAAGAGTCAACTGACTCAGGATGTGTCCTTTCTAAAAAAGAAGCCGACCAAAGAAAGGGTTGGGAAGTTGTTAAGGATGCATTCAAAAATAATTACCAAGTCAGTGGACGTTTGGTAAATGAGATCAAAGGAAAAGGATACATCGTTAACGTCGAAGGTTCCGAACTTTTCCTTCCAGCTTCTCAACTTAGTTATAAATTCTCCGATGGAGAAAATTTCAAAGGTGTAGAACTCGATTTCAAAGTAATCGAGATCAATGAACGCACCCGCTCCGGAGTCGTTTCCCGAAAAAAACTTCTAGACGAAGTGAATAATGAAAAATGGGACGCACTCGCTGAGAAGGTCAAAGTTGGAGATAAGATTAAAGCAACCGTTTCCAAAATTGCAAGCTTCGGAGTTTTCTGTGATCTGGAAGGAGTTGTAGGACTTCTCAGACAAAGAGATATCTCTTATAAAAAATTCGCACCATTCAAACAATACTTCACCATTGGACAAGAGATTGAACTTCAAGTTCTTGAAATGGAGAAGGAAAACAACAAACTCGCGTTAGGACTCAAACAACTGTATGAAGATCCTTGGGTTTGGGCAAAACGTTCCTTGGAAAAAGACATGGTCATCCGTGGAACTGTTACTTCTCTTACTAATTTTGGTGCATTCGTAGAATTGAAAGAAGGTTTAGAGGGTTTAATTCATACTTCTGAATTAACCTGGGCTAAAAAACCTCCTCATCCAAAAGAACTTTTGAAAAAAGGACAAGAGGTAGAAGCTCTGATCCTAGATATCGACTTCGAAAGCAGAAGACTTTCTCTAGGTTTAAAACAACTTCAACCGAATCCTTGGGATGCTTTAGGGCCTGAAGTTAGAGTAGGAAATGTTCTAACTGGAAAAGTAACCGGTATTACTAAATATGGCGCATTCGTAGAAGTGGAAAATGGCATCGAAGGTCTGATCCACATCAGCGATATCACTTGGGATGAAAAACAAAAGAACCCAACTTCTCTACTTAAAAAAGGAGAAGAGGTTAAATACATCATCCTAGACATCAATTTTGATGCTCAAAGAATTTCTTGTGGATTAAAACAACTGCAAGAACATCCTTACGAAGCATTAAGAAATCGTTATCCTATCGGTTCAGTTGTTCAAGGTAAGATCAAGAGTATCGTTGATTTCGGTATGTTCGTAGAGATCGAACCTGGTTTTGAAGGACTGGTCCATATTTCTGAGATTCCTGGCGGAAAAGACACCAACTTGGCTGAGTCTTACAAGCCTGGTGATATCGTAAAATGTGCAGTAGTTAAGATCGATTCCAAAAACAAGAAGATCTCTCTGTCTATCAAGGATTTCGATAAAGCCTTAGAAAGAGAAGAGATGGCGAAGTATTTAAAAACTTCCGACACTCCTTCCAGAGAAAGTTTAGGCAGCTTTATCAATTCTTCCTTAAAATAAGGACGACTCTCGGAGTTTTGGATGAAACGATTCGAACCTAAAACAGGTGCTTCTATTACTGATATCGATCCGTATCCAGGTCTTACTGGAGCAGAAAGATTTTTTGCAATTTTATTCTCAAAGATTGGAGAGAATAAAAAGCAGGTTTTATTCGCAGTCGGGGTTTTATTCGTTACTGTACTAGCGGTTGTTAGTTGGAACGAATATAGAGCAGAACAATTCCGTAAGGGTACTCTTGCCATCGAAAAAGTGGAGAAGGAGTTAGCTCTTTCTCCAATGACCGAGATCACTGATAAGATCAAAAAATACGAAGCGATTGCTTCTGCTTACAGTTCTCCTTCTTTAGATATCAGACTTTCAAAAACTTTGGGAGATCTATATGCGAAGAACGGAGAATACCAAAAAGCGGCAGAGAAGTTGGAATTTGCAGGTAAAAAAATAGACGAACTTCCGGAAGTGAAGGCCTACTATTTTTATATCGCAGGAAACTATAGAGAAAGTGCAAACCAACTCGCGGAAGCAGAATCCGATTACGGAGTTTCCGTTTCTCTTTTAAGCAGCCGTAAAAATGTTTCGGGATTTTATGCTTGGAGCCTATACCAAGCGGGTCGTTTGAAACTTCAAAACGGCAAAAAAGAAGAAGCAGTCGATCTACTTAAAAAAGTTTTAGACCAAGACATCGCTTCTCCTTCCGAAGAATTTAAAGCGGTTAGAGAACTAGCCACTTATCTTCTACTAAAAAGCAGCCAGGGAAACTAAATGCTAACTTTGGCCCTTCCGAAAGGACGGCTTGCCGAAGAGAGCATAGAACTCATGCTCGAAAGGGGATGGCTTTCTGGCCGTCCCGATCCTGATTCCAAAGAACTTATATATAAAGACCCAAAGGGAAAGGTCCGTATTTTACTGGTCCGCTCCCAAGACGTGGCGACTTACGTGGAACAAAATTCCGCCGATGCCGGTATTGTGGGATGGGACGTATTATTGGAAGGTGGTTATGACCTTCTTCTTCCCTTGGATTTGGCCATAGGAAAATGCAGACTTTCAGTAGCAGGCCGAAAAGGTTGGAGCCTTAGTTCAGGGGAAAGAAAGGTCCGTGTAGCGACAAAATATCCGAATATCGCCAAGGACTTTTTCCTGAAAAAAGGGATTAACTGCGAGGTGATCAAACTTTACGGAAGTATTGAGCTCGCTCCTTTGGTAGGCTTATCGGATTGTATCGTGGATTTGGTGTCCACGGGCGGCACTCTCAGAGCCAATAATCTGGAAGAGATCGAAGTAATTATGGAATCCACGGCGAGATTGGTATTTAATCGCTCAGCATTATACACAAAACGGGCAGAAGTTGGAGAATTCTTAGATTCATTCGCTTTGACCGAAAAACAGTTGTGAATTCCGGCTTTAAAAAAAACATAGTCGTAAATCGACATTATCTATAGAGAAAAACAATGGCAGTTCCTAAGAGACGAAAATCTAAATCAAAAGTGAGGATGAAACGGGCCCATCATGCGATCGGGAAACCGAATCTAGTCCCTTGCCCGAACTGTAATTCCTTCAGACCTCCTCATAGAATCTGCCCTGTTTGCGGTTTTTACAAAGACCGTGTAGTGGTGGAACCGAAAGTCAGGAAGACTAGCGAAGAGAATTAATCAATATGTGGGTCGCCGTCGATGCAATGAGCGGCGACTACGGTCCTGATAGGATCGTAGAAGGTGCCGTTAACGCGGTAAATCACGACGGCAGAAACGTCATACTCGTTGGTAAAGAAGAAGATATCAGCGAGATCCTCCTCAAATACGAATACGATACAAACAAGATCAGGATTGTTCACGCTAGCGAGATCATAGGCATGAACGATTCTCCTTCTATAGCGGTTCGTGCTATGGAAGATTCTTCCGTTGTGCAGGCAGCTCAACTGGTTGCTGATAAAAACTGCGTTGGAATGTTCTCTCCTGGAAATACAGGCGCCACTATGGCTTCTGCATTATTATATCTAGGAAGAATTCCAGGTGTATTAAGACCTCCAATCGCTGCTCCCATCCCAAGAGAGAAGGGAGCTCCTACACTTCTTTTGGATGCGGGTGCGAACGTGGATTGTAAGCCTGAGTATTTGGCCCAATTCGCAATCATGGGAGAGATCTATTCCAGATTAATCTTTAATATTCATAAACCAAAGGTTGGGATCTTATCTAATGGAGAAGAAGATAAGAAGGGAAACTCAGTCACCGTAAAGGCATTCGAATATATTAAGAAACTACCAATTGATTTTGTGGGAAATGTAGAAGGACGAGATCTTTACGGTGGAGGAAGGGATGTGGACGTTGTAGTCTGCGACGGTTTCGTAGGAAATATTGTCCTAAAAGCAACAGAAGGTCTTTCCAAATCCATATTTGCGGTTCTCAGAGAGAGCATCGCTCAGTCTAGCCTTGCACAAACAGGTGCACTTCTTCTCAAACCTACATTTACTGCGATCAAGAA includes these proteins:
- a CDS encoding protein-glutamate methylesterase/protein-glutamine glutaminase, which produces MVGTPADGSIRVVIIDDSLLVRNIISDQIKKESRIQVIATGKTGVDCIELATKLRPDIVILDVEMPVMDGLTALQELQKRKLGIPVMMLSVLTQHGADATFKALEYGAIDFVPKPSSSNQFNPEEIGTVLKNRILAYFDSLRPSHAGIDPKKIVDTVKSKIFKDGKKVVEAVCIGTSTGGPKALQTVFSDFPENFHLPIFVVQHMPVGFTKAFASRLNDHSKITVKEAEDGEEVRPGTGYVAPGDAHLKIESKAGRKWIALGREALVNGHRPSVEVLFDSAIREYGSALVGVIMTGMGKDGAAATLRMRETGASTVAQDEDSSVIFGMNRQAIEMGGVQFVEPVSAITSRILSILKERGN
- a CDS encoding response regulator, which produces MARILVVDDAKFMRTMVKDALVAGGHEIVGEAENGNIAVDQYKAIKPDLVTMREKDGIEAAQEIFKLDPKARIIMVTALGQEELLAKAIKMGVKDFVVKPFSPERLQQAAEKALNS
- a CDS encoding segregation and condensation protein A encodes the protein MERENATQSFVVQWNNSEGGITEGPLSLLWSLIESYKVDIFEVSLSQITQDFLNFIKISASIHIDMGAEYALMAANLVYLKSKALLPDPGFEEEDYDPPLPPELVEKLLEHKKFQLTAQKMGDVDKVQAGVFSRETNQVIDESESWLDLSLLDLISAFNEILEKREDEGEIPALLTAPHRYSVEEKMGTISELLVERSDISFEELFSTVKPEKAEIVAVFLAMLELCKQRIVSIRQHRTFGEIRIFLVGEPWNATKPA
- the scpB gene encoding SMC-Scp complex subunit ScpB, whose protein sequence is MIEALLFLSGEPLKLASIAKSIDCEKQEARDILDELILDYQEKDGGFVLREIAGAYQFSTNEKYSEILARLFKEKKREQLSRSSLDTLAIIAYKQPITLSEIDDIRGVSSRAMVTSLISKKLVKPVGNKEVPGRPALYGTTKDFLIHFGLNKLTDLPAPVEVKELKFENLDDLIENGQE
- the pheA gene encoding prephenate dehydratase, whose amino-acid sequence is MAKNNDKLKEFRDKIDSLDKEIVKAIQARAEIASEIGEIKRENNEPIYRPDREKDVYEKILGLNGGPLPDKVLLAIYREIMSGSFSVEKGLKIGYLGPEGSFSHQAVRARFGTSVEATEFPSIPEVFRAVETDKADYGVVPVENSSEGLVNSTLDQFLVSDLNIYSEIYLKIHLNLLGYEHDLSKIKTLYGIKIANSQCRNWIAANLPHVEVSETPSTSRAASIVAEKKEACAAVASSIAAEIYGLDLVRESIEDMSDNTTRFLIIGKNQCPPTSNDKTSVVFSIPDKPGSLYKVLKPIFDKGINMTKIESRPTRRTSWEYNFFIDFLGHKKDPQIEEVLNTLKENTIYLRILGSYPISPPNP
- a CDS encoding prephenate dehydrogenase, which encodes MKTEFSRILIYGLGMMGASLSLALRKKNSKAEIVGVVGSPSSKEKGIRLKSADQIYTSEEFSKSPDWESYDLIVFGVPVNTTVEVISKLPSGFKGLLTDMGSTKQEIVHAVESVLTGEHRYISSHPMCGSEESGLEFANVDLYENRLCILTKPKGATDEAYSEIENFWKFLGMSTTEIPAHEHDKILSYVSHVPHLISSLMTNWVWENGCVREFTQNSPLPLTGGGFRDMTRIAGSNPKMWSPIFSSNQEEIYKALLDYKDRLEKLLSELKPEKPLDLKHWESFMEKSRIDRDAILKKQNDSKNP
- the aroA gene encoding 3-phosphoshikimate 1-carboxyvinyltransferase, with the protein product MIPRILKSSGREITVPGDKSLSHRSVLFSVLSKGTSHVSGFLEAEDPLNTMKAFTQLGLKVEKISKGEYVFTSPGKHALQSPKDVLDFGNAGTGIRLSAGLLCGLQGIKATLTGDHSLQKRPMSRIIKPLSSMGASISGKDDKAPLEIVGKKLSDFHYKSPIASAQVKSCLMLAAMASETSLEYEEDILSRDHTENMFRFLGNKLSYISPTHFKMEPPYTFEAKEFKVPGDISSAAFFLVLGVLLKEGSVLVKNVGLNPSRIGILHALEVMGAKILIHNKRIECGEPVGDLEAVSSNLRFAEIKEEWIPSLIDEIPILTIAGLFAKGGFIIRHAEELRAKESDRISAMVENLRNLGITVHEYPDGYEIPEIGSSANSSELSSWLSGNSVDVFTKMDHRIAMSFMILKAVSGLEIRPDETSWIETSFPGFESLLEGFVR
- the cmk gene encoding (d)CMP kinase translates to MTENVIALDGPAGTGKSTVARELSKKLGFEYLDSGAFYRALTLHIYKIYKSKNSSISFSDWLSGKEFLPLTEGVEILCEFSETGENSIFLNGENVSVEIRTPEITREIKYIADKAAFREFVNSQLRKLSQTHRLVMDGRDIGTHVFPDARYKFFLTASSRVRAERRYNQLLEQGIRSDLEEIEKEIVIRDKSDMEREIAPLRKAEDAILIDTDNLPKNSVISKILGCLDSGIYNDSH
- a CDS encoding 30S ribosomal protein S1, with amino-acid sequence MRTNPNQTPSISIRMSSQQDKSTFAEVFKQWEEKKNDEAEIRKDQVVEGKVVSVDNDNVYVAIEGLKQEGRIPRSEFDEKPELGSLVTALVKRKESTDSGCVLSKKEADQRKGWEVVKDAFKNNYQVSGRLVNEIKGKGYIVNVEGSELFLPASQLSYKFSDGENFKGVELDFKVIEINERTRSGVVSRKKLLDEVNNEKWDALAEKVKVGDKIKATVSKIASFGVFCDLEGVVGLLRQRDISYKKFAPFKQYFTIGQEIELQVLEMEKENNKLALGLKQLYEDPWVWAKRSLEKDMVIRGTVTSLTNFGAFVELKEGLEGLIHTSELTWAKKPPHPKELLKKGQEVEALILDIDFESRRLSLGLKQLQPNPWDALGPEVRVGNVLTGKVTGITKYGAFVEVENGIEGLIHISDITWDEKQKNPTSLLKKGEEVKYIILDINFDAQRISCGLKQLQEHPYEALRNRYPIGSVVQGKIKSIVDFGMFVEIEPGFEGLVHISEIPGGKDTNLAESYKPGDIVKCAVVKIDSKNKKISLSIKDFDKALEREEMAKYLKTSDTPSRESLGSFINSSLK
- a CDS encoding tetratricopeptide repeat protein; the protein is MKRFEPKTGASITDIDPYPGLTGAERFFAILFSKIGENKKQVLFAVGVLFVTVLAVVSWNEYRAEQFRKGTLAIEKVEKELALSPMTEITDKIKKYEAIASAYSSPSLDIRLSKTLGDLYAKNGEYQKAAEKLEFAGKKIDELPEVKAYYFYIAGNYRESANQLAEAESDYGVSVSLLSSRKNVSGFYAWSLYQAGRLKLQNGKKEEAVDLLKKVLDQDIASPSEEFKAVRELATYLLLKSSQGN
- the hisG gene encoding ATP phosphoribosyltransferase — encoded protein: MLTLALPKGRLAEESIELMLERGWLSGRPDPDSKELIYKDPKGKVRILLVRSQDVATYVEQNSADAGIVGWDVLLEGGYDLLLPLDLAIGKCRLSVAGRKGWSLSSGERKVRVATKYPNIAKDFFLKKGINCEVIKLYGSIELAPLVGLSDCIVDLVSTGGTLRANNLEEIEVIMESTARLVFNRSALYTKRAEVGEFLDSFALTEKQL
- the rpmF gene encoding 50S ribosomal protein L32; this translates as MAVPKRRKSKSKVRMKRAHHAIGKPNLVPCPNCNSFRPPHRICPVCGFYKDRVVVEPKVRKTSEEN
- the plsX gene encoding phosphate acyltransferase PlsX; translation: MWVAVDAMSGDYGPDRIVEGAVNAVNHDGRNVILVGKEEDISEILLKYEYDTNKIRIVHASEIIGMNDSPSIAVRAMEDSSVVQAAQLVADKNCVGMFSPGNTGATMASALLYLGRIPGVLRPPIAAPIPREKGAPTLLLDAGANVDCKPEYLAQFAIMGEIYSRLIFNIHKPKVGILSNGEEDKKGNSVTVKAFEYIKKLPIDFVGNVEGRDLYGGGRDVDVVVCDGFVGNIVLKATEGLSKSIFAVLRESIAQSSLAQTGALLLKPTFTAIKKRLDYAEYGGALLLGVDGTCLIGHGSSNAHAVRNAIRVVVECAERDVNQRIKEDIEKAKF